In Synechococcales cyanobacterium CNB, the sequence ACGGATGAACGGGCCGAACGACTCCGGCGCGAGCCTGGCGACCGCCTCCGCCGGCAGCGTCGGGCCGGGCGCGTCCTCATCCAGCCGGTTCACCTCGCCCCCCACGTGCGTGAGCGGCTCGACCCCTTCGAGGTCGAGCGCGGCCAGCCGCTCGACGTAGCCGAGAACAGCGTCGAGGCGCTCGGCGGCGCGGGCGACCTGGTCGTCCGGCACATCGAGCCGTGCGAGACGCGCGACCTTGCGGACAGCGTCGGGGCTGAGACGCGGAACATCGACCATGCGGGCAGTCTACGCGACGGCACGCGCAACGGGATGCGCGGATACAACCACCGTGCGGAAGCAGGGGTGTGGAGAGGCAAAGGTCACGCCGCGGGCGAGGGAGGGGCGCCCCTGCCGCCATCGCCGTTGCCGTCCGTCGCGTTGCCGTTCTTCGCCACGCGCTTCACCGCCTGGT encodes:
- the gatC gene encoding Asp-tRNA(Asn)/Glu-tRNA(Gln) amidotransferase subunit GatC — encoded protein: MVDVPRLSPDAVRKVARLARLDVPDDQVARAAERLDAVLGYVERLAALDLEGVEPLTHVGGEVNRLDEDAPGPTLPAEAVARLAPESFGPFIRVPKVMGEGGGA